The following proteins come from a genomic window of Spongiibacter tropicus DSM 19543:
- a CDS encoding enoyl-CoA hydratase, protein MATTDQNTENTAGADTTPEFVSYEVKGTTAWIMLNRPEYSNAQNYRLLNQLDDCFKRAVEDEEVKVIVLGGEGKHFSAGHDIGTPDRDRMMPRERKTLWYDHVDKPGAELQYVLEQDAYLGFCRRWQEIPKPTIAMVQGACVAGGLMLAWACDLIVASEDAFFQDPVVRMGVPGVEYFAHAFELPPRIAREFLMLGRRMPADRAYMYGMVNAVVPRDELKANVVEMADELAERSRFGLALTKQAINFVEDLRGKRTSMDGVFHMHHLAHAHNQLLSGNLVNGLDAKAMADANRPKEKK, encoded by the coding sequence ATGGCGACCACAGATCAGAATACGGAAAACACGGCAGGCGCGGACACCACGCCGGAATTCGTCAGCTACGAAGTGAAGGGGACGACGGCCTGGATCATGTTGAACCGGCCCGAATACAGCAATGCCCAGAACTACCGCTTGCTGAATCAGTTGGATGACTGCTTCAAGCGGGCAGTGGAAGACGAGGAAGTGAAGGTGATTGTGCTGGGCGGCGAAGGCAAGCACTTCTCTGCGGGTCACGATATTGGTACGCCAGACCGCGACCGCATGATGCCGCGTGAGCGCAAGACACTGTGGTACGACCACGTCGACAAGCCCGGTGCCGAGCTGCAGTACGTACTGGAGCAGGATGCCTACCTCGGTTTCTGTCGTCGCTGGCAGGAAATTCCCAAGCCCACCATCGCCATGGTGCAGGGCGCCTGTGTCGCGGGTGGTCTGATGCTGGCCTGGGCCTGTGACCTGATCGTGGCGTCGGAAGACGCGTTCTTTCAGGACCCGGTGGTGCGTATGGGTGTGCCGGGCGTGGAGTATTTTGCCCACGCCTTTGAGCTGCCGCCGCGCATTGCCCGCGAGTTCCTGATGCTGGGTCGCCGCATGCCTGCGGATCGTGCCTATATGTATGGCATGGTTAACGCGGTAGTTCCTCGCGATGAGCTGAAAGCCAATGTCGTGGAAATGGCTGATGAGTTGGCTGAACGTTCGCGCTTTGGTCTGGCATTGACCAAGCAGGCGATTAATTTTGTGGAAGACCTGCGTGGCAAGCGCACGTCGATGGATGGTGTTTTCCACATGCATCACCTGGCCCACGCCCACAATCAGCTGCTCAGCGGCAATCTGGTAAACGGCCTGGATGCCAAAGCGATGGCAGACGCCAACCGTCCCAAAGAAAAGAAATAA
- a CDS encoding CaiB/BaiF CoA transferase family protein codes for MSQGPLKGLKIIEFAGIGPGPFCGMLLSDLGADVIRIDRKGGAPGGSDDVTFRGRRSVALDLKNPKSVELCLSLMATADVVFEGFRPGVMERIGLGPDVALARNPRLVYGRMTGWGQTGPYAMAAGHDINYIAISGALHAMGGRDKPVPPLNVVGDFGGGSLYLALGILAGVLHARETGEGQVIDCAVSDGAASLMSMFYGFKSSGRWKDEREANVLDGAAPFYDVYQCADGKWISLGPIEPQFYALMLEKTGIDDPQFQKQMSREDWPELKEKLAAVIAQKSCAEWCEILDATDACFAPVASLEEAPKHPHNVARETFVDIDGVVQPAPAPRFSATPGAIQGPPPRRGEHNESALSDWGVSAEDIDALKSAGSL; via the coding sequence ATGTCACAAGGTCCGCTTAAGGGATTGAAAATCATCGAGTTTGCGGGGATTGGCCCCGGCCCGTTTTGCGGCATGCTATTGTCCGATCTCGGCGCTGATGTCATTCGCATCGACCGCAAGGGTGGCGCTCCTGGCGGCTCTGACGACGTGACGTTTCGAGGACGTCGCTCAGTGGCGCTCGATCTGAAAAATCCCAAGTCGGTGGAATTGTGCCTGTCGTTGATGGCTACCGCCGATGTGGTTTTCGAGGGTTTTCGTCCCGGTGTGATGGAGCGTATTGGCCTTGGGCCCGACGTTGCATTGGCGCGTAATCCCCGCCTGGTATACGGCCGCATGACCGGTTGGGGGCAAACAGGCCCCTATGCGATGGCCGCTGGACACGATATTAACTACATCGCCATCAGTGGTGCGCTGCATGCTATGGGCGGGCGCGACAAGCCGGTTCCCCCTCTGAATGTGGTCGGTGACTTTGGTGGTGGTTCGCTGTATCTGGCGCTGGGTATTCTGGCCGGTGTGCTGCACGCCCGCGAAACCGGTGAAGGTCAGGTGATTGATTGCGCAGTGAGTGATGGTGCGGCGTCGTTGATGTCGATGTTCTACGGTTTCAAAAGCTCTGGTCGCTGGAAGGATGAGCGGGAAGCCAATGTACTGGATGGCGCGGCGCCGTTCTATGATGTGTACCAGTGCGCGGATGGCAAATGGATTTCTCTCGGCCCCATTGAGCCGCAGTTCTATGCGCTCATGCTGGAGAAAACCGGCATCGACGATCCGCAATTCCAGAAGCAGATGTCCCGCGAGGATTGGCCAGAGTTGAAGGAAAAGCTGGCGGCGGTGATCGCGCAGAAGAGCTGCGCCGAGTGGTGCGAGATTCTGGATGCGACCGATGCCTGTTTTGCACCCGTGGCAAGTCTGGAGGAGGCGCCGAAGCATCCGCACAACGTGGCCCGCGAAACCTTCGTGGACATCGACGGGGTGGTTCAACCGGCACCGGCACCGCGTTTTTCCGCAACGCCCGGCGCCATTCAGGGGCCACCGCCGCGGCGCGGTGAGCACAATGAGAGCGCATTGAGTGACTGGGGCGTTTCTGCTGAAGACATCGATGCTTTGAAATCTGCTGGTTCTCTGTAA
- a CDS encoding nuclear transport factor 2 family protein, whose protein sequence is MIENKRRQLMTKALLALPLGLFALSSRAGSQPPKAESAPEHSVLNSLLAHQRETEARQQITDVLYLYARGWDRLDEEALRGCFFADSDHQHGGFKGKSHDFITAGMKAIRAKVKSTTHLITNPLIEIDGDKAIAECLFFAHHRRMNKAGSDEEDYFLKGRYLDRFERRNGEWKIAFRRGLHDFERVVPRADQGLADAPADQLSARKPNDPLYEMLTTLNK, encoded by the coding sequence ATGATTGAGAACAAACGTCGTCAGCTGATGACAAAAGCCTTATTAGCCCTGCCACTGGGGCTGTTCGCGCTGTCCAGTCGAGCGGGATCACAGCCGCCAAAAGCGGAGAGCGCCCCCGAGCACAGTGTGCTGAACAGCCTGCTGGCGCACCAGCGCGAAACAGAAGCGCGCCAGCAGATTACCGATGTGCTCTATCTGTATGCACGTGGCTGGGACCGCCTGGATGAAGAAGCGCTGCGCGGCTGCTTCTTTGCGGATTCCGATCACCAGCACGGCGGTTTCAAGGGCAAGTCTCATGACTTTATTACGGCGGGGATGAAGGCGATCCGCGCCAAGGTGAAAAGCACCACACATTTGATTACCAACCCCTTGATCGAGATCGACGGTGATAAAGCGATTGCAGAGTGCCTGTTTTTTGCCCATCACCGTCGAATGAACAAAGCGGGTAGCGACGAGGAAGATTACTTCCTGAAGGGCCGCTATCTGGATCGTTTCGAGCGTCGCAACGGTGAGTGGAAGATTGCCTTCCGACGAGGCCTGCACGACTTTGAGCGCGTGGTCCCCCGGGCGGATCAGGGGCTGGCCGACGCACCCGCAGACCAGTTGAGTGCGCGCAAGCCCAATGATCCACTGTATGAGATGCTGACAACATTGAACAAGTAA
- a CDS encoding xanthine dehydrogenase family protein molybdopterin-binding subunit: MAINEQNALLISRRRFLVAASLTGGALMVGSLPLQGLASPQADAERFGAFGPFLRIDADSLVTVIAKHSEMGQGAHTGLAALVAEELDADWAQVRVEMAPSDPTVYGHTRIKKQITGGSTTISNSWLQLRKVGASARAMFVQAAAKQWSVSADSIDVENGRVRHAASGRSARFGELLAGAAAQTPPAEPTLKSPDQFRLLGSDKLNRLDASDKSTGQETFTQDVRLPGMVYAAVAQPPRFGGSVKRVDDSAARKVRGVLQVFTIPGGVAVVAKNTHAAFKGRKALTVEWDDSDAEMRSSDEILDDYRTLLENPDAGPWRAFESKGERAAALSTSDASAEFHFVSPYLAHASMEPMNCVAQVQGKRARLTFGAQNQTMDQENVAKVIGGKAEDVEIVTLPCGGSFGRRSVADSDYQLMAVHIAKKLGDFTPVKLVWSREDDMASGFYRAPAHHRVRVAVDDAGYPTAWQHRIVTPSILANSPLAAAVKGRVDHTSVEGVQHSPYFSAIADVDARLLSPDTKVPILWLRSVGSTHTAMAMEHSIDQLAQRAGIDPLAYRRELYQRGKQDRHLGVLALVEEKSGWGKPLDEGWTRGLAVHECFGSVVANVVEVQLRDGEPVVRRVVVAVDCGIAVVPDQIRAQMEGGVNYGLSYSLFGEVNMDKGLVQNQNFHNYRVLRMNEAPHVETYIVPSANNPTGCGEPGTPVVGPAVANALLAITGKPTERLPFVKA; encoded by the coding sequence ATGGCTATCAATGAGCAGAATGCGCTGCTGATCTCGCGTCGACGTTTCCTGGTCGCGGCCTCGCTCACTGGCGGTGCCTTGATGGTTGGCAGCCTGCCGCTGCAAGGCTTGGCGTCGCCTCAGGCTGATGCCGAACGGTTTGGGGCGTTTGGCCCCTTTTTGCGCATTGATGCCGACAGTCTTGTGACCGTCATCGCCAAGCATTCAGAAATGGGGCAGGGCGCGCACACCGGCTTGGCAGCATTGGTGGCGGAAGAGTTGGATGCCGACTGGGCGCAAGTCCGGGTAGAAATGGCGCCGTCAGATCCGACGGTATACGGCCATACGCGCATTAAAAAACAAATTACCGGCGGTTCGACCACGATCAGCAATTCCTGGCTGCAGTTGCGCAAGGTGGGCGCCTCGGCGCGCGCCATGTTTGTGCAGGCGGCCGCGAAGCAGTGGTCGGTCAGCGCTGACAGTATCGATGTTGAGAATGGGCGGGTTCGCCATGCGGCATCCGGCCGCTCCGCGCGCTTTGGCGAACTGCTTGCCGGGGCGGCTGCACAGACTCCCCCCGCGGAACCGACGCTGAAATCGCCGGATCAGTTCCGCCTGCTGGGCAGCGATAAACTGAACCGGCTTGATGCCAGTGACAAGTCCACGGGGCAGGAGACATTCACTCAGGATGTGCGCTTGCCGGGCATGGTTTACGCCGCGGTAGCACAGCCACCCCGCTTTGGGGGCTCAGTTAAACGTGTCGATGACAGCGCCGCCCGCAAAGTGCGTGGCGTGTTGCAGGTATTTACCATTCCCGGCGGGGTTGCCGTGGTGGCGAAAAACACCCACGCGGCCTTCAAGGGGCGAAAGGCCCTGACGGTCGAATGGGATGACAGTGACGCCGAAATGCGTTCCAGTGATGAGATTCTGGACGACTACCGGACGTTGCTGGAGAACCCGGACGCCGGCCCCTGGCGCGCCTTTGAATCAAAAGGCGAGCGGGCGGCGGCGCTGAGCACGTCAGACGCCAGTGCCGAATTTCACTTCGTTTCGCCCTATCTTGCCCACGCGTCCATGGAGCCGATGAACTGCGTGGCACAGGTGCAGGGCAAGCGTGCTCGGCTGACGTTCGGCGCCCAGAATCAAACCATGGATCAGGAAAATGTGGCCAAGGTCATTGGCGGCAAGGCCGAGGATGTGGAAATTGTCACGCTGCCCTGTGGCGGCAGCTTTGGACGCCGGTCGGTGGCCGATTCCGATTACCAGTTGATGGCGGTGCACATCGCCAAAAAGCTGGGCGATTTCACGCCGGTGAAGCTGGTGTGGAGCCGGGAAGATGATATGGCCTCGGGCTTTTATCGCGCGCCTGCGCATCATCGGGTGCGCGTTGCTGTCGATGACGCGGGTTACCCGACTGCCTGGCAGCATCGCATTGTGACGCCATCGATTCTGGCGAATTCGCCCTTGGCCGCTGCGGTAAAAGGCCGCGTTGACCACACGTCGGTGGAAGGGGTGCAGCACTCACCCTATTTCTCGGCGATTGCCGATGTGGATGCCCGCTTGTTATCCCCGGATACCAAAGTGCCCATTCTCTGGTTACGTTCGGTGGGTTCCACTCATACGGCGATGGCCATGGAGCACAGTATTGACCAGTTGGCGCAGCGTGCCGGTATCGATCCGCTGGCCTATCGCCGGGAGCTGTATCAGCGGGGCAAACAGGATCGACACCTGGGTGTGCTGGCACTGGTCGAAGAGAAGTCTGGCTGGGGAAAACCGCTGGATGAGGGGTGGACGCGAGGCTTGGCGGTGCACGAGTGTTTCGGATCCGTCGTTGCCAACGTAGTTGAGGTTCAGTTGCGCGATGGCGAGCCGGTAGTGCGACGCGTCGTTGTGGCGGTGGATTGTGGCATTGCTGTGGTGCCTGACCAGATTCGCGCACAGATGGAGGGAGGCGTTAACTATGGCCTATCCTACAGTCTGTTCGGCGAGGTCAACATGGACAAAGGCCTGGTCCAGAATCAGAACTTTCACAACTACCGGGTGCTGCGGATGAACGAAGCGCCCCACGTCGAGACCTATATTGTGCCTTCGGCTAACAATCCCACAGGTTGTGGCGAGCCGGGGACTCCGGTGGTGGGCCCGGCGGTTGCGAATGCGCTGTTGGCGATCACCGGCAAACCGACTGAGCGACTGCCTTTCGTGAAAGCGTAA
- a CDS encoding (2Fe-2S)-binding protein, with protein sequence MQIELKINGETLSADIDDDTPLLWVLRDELALTGTKFGCGIAQCGACTVLMNGNPVRACVMPAQAMVGAEITTIEGLGGEHPLQKAWVARNVPQCGYCQSGQIMAAKALLDKTPQPSDEQIDAAMSGNVCRCGTYQRIREAIHDAADLVAAEK encoded by the coding sequence ATGCAGATTGAGCTGAAGATCAATGGTGAAACCCTGTCTGCCGACATTGATGACGATACGCCGCTTTTGTGGGTGTTGCGCGACGAGTTGGCGCTGACGGGCACCAAGTTCGGTTGCGGCATTGCCCAGTGCGGGGCCTGTACGGTGCTGATGAATGGCAACCCGGTCCGCGCCTGCGTCATGCCTGCGCAGGCCATGGTCGGTGCAGAAATCACGACGATAGAAGGTTTGGGTGGGGAGCATCCGCTGCAGAAGGCGTGGGTGGCCCGCAATGTGCCGCAGTGCGGCTATTGTCAGTCTGGTCAGATCATGGCGGCCAAGGCCCTGCTGGACAAAACCCCACAGCCAAGCGATGAGCAGATTGACGCGGCGATGTCCGGTAACGTCTGTCGTTGTGGCACCTATCAGCGCATTCGCGAAGCGATTCACGACGCTGCCGATCTGGTTGCTGCCGAGAAATAA
- a CDS encoding SDR family NAD(P)-dependent oxidoreductase, whose product MKLDSSVAAVVTGGASGLGEAVARALSAEGVKVALFDMNAERGEQVAAEIGGVFCQVNVTSDDDVVAGFEKARAAHGQERILVNCAGTGKSVKTASRDRNTGETKRFPMDLFNSIIQINLVGTFRCIANAAQGMLDLEPMEDGERGVIINTSSAAAEDGQIGQAAYAASKGGVVSLTLPVARDLMNDGIRVNTILPGIFDTPLMSRAPDNVKESLAQGVPFPKRFGAPQEFAQLAVCMVTNSYFNGEDVRLDGAIRMAPR is encoded by the coding sequence ATGAAGCTTGATAGTTCAGTGGCTGCAGTGGTCACAGGTGGTGCCTCAGGGTTGGGTGAGGCAGTGGCCCGCGCATTGAGTGCGGAGGGCGTGAAGGTCGCGCTGTTCGATATGAATGCCGAGCGCGGCGAACAGGTCGCTGCCGAAATTGGCGGAGTGTTCTGTCAGGTGAATGTCACCTCTGATGACGATGTCGTTGCAGGGTTTGAGAAAGCGCGCGCGGCCCACGGTCAGGAGCGCATTCTGGTTAACTGTGCGGGTACCGGTAAATCCGTGAAAACCGCGAGCCGCGATCGCAACACCGGTGAAACCAAGCGATTCCCGATGGATCTGTTCAACAGCATTATCCAGATCAACCTGGTGGGCACCTTCCGCTGTATCGCCAATGCTGCACAGGGCATGCTCGATCTGGAGCCGATGGAAGATGGCGAGCGCGGCGTGATCATCAATACCTCCAGTGCGGCGGCTGAAGACGGCCAGATCGGTCAGGCGGCGTATGCCGCGTCTAAAGGTGGCGTGGTCAGTTTGACGCTGCCGGTCGCTCGCGACCTGATGAACGACGGTATTCGCGTTAACACCATACTGCCCGGCATTTTCGATACGCCGCTGATGAGTCGTGCGCCAGACAATGTCAAAGAAAGCCTGGCGCAGGGCGTGCCGTTTCCCAAGCGCTTTGGCGCGCCGCAGGAATTCGCGCAGCTCGCTGTCTGCATGGTGACCAACAGCTACTTCAATGGCGAAGACGTACGTTTGGACGGCGCAATTCGCATGGCGCCGCGCTGA
- a CDS encoding acyl-CoA dehydrogenase family protein, which produces MDNETFELLRTTVRRFVDNTLIPAENRLEEENDIPEEIIQAMRELGLFGLSIPEEYGGIGLTMSEEAQIIRELTRASIVFRSLIGTTVGIGSQGIMMDGSEEQKREWLPRLATGEAISSFALTEPEAGSDAASLKTVAVKDGDVYRISGTKRFITNAQRAAVFTVMARTEKDVPGAGGISAFVVPANTPGISFGKVDKKMGQHGSKTCDVIFDNCEVPASAIIGGVPGQGFKTAMKVLDRGRIHIAAVALGMCDRLIHESLSYATERKQFGQPIAQFQLIQAMLADSQTERLAIESMLTSVAARFDAREKVSMDASCLKYFATEAVGRVADRAVQILGGSGYMAEYKVERFYRDVRLLRIYEGTSQIQQMIIAKTMIRNAADQA; this is translated from the coding sequence ATGGATAACGAGACCTTTGAATTGCTGCGCACCACCGTGCGCCGGTTTGTGGATAACACCCTGATTCCCGCTGAAAACCGACTGGAAGAAGAAAACGATATTCCCGAGGAAATCATTCAGGCCATGCGTGAGCTGGGGCTGTTTGGCCTCTCTATTCCGGAAGAATACGGCGGCATCGGCCTGACCATGTCTGAAGAAGCGCAGATTATTCGCGAACTCACTCGCGCATCGATCGTTTTCCGCTCATTGATTGGCACCACCGTCGGCATTGGCTCGCAAGGCATCATGATGGATGGCAGTGAAGAGCAGAAACGCGAGTGGCTGCCCAGACTGGCAACCGGCGAAGCCATCTCCAGCTTTGCGCTTACCGAGCCTGAAGCCGGCTCTGACGCCGCGTCACTGAAAACGGTCGCCGTTAAAGATGGCGACGTCTACCGTATCAGCGGCACCAAGCGCTTTATCACTAATGCTCAGCGCGCAGCGGTCTTCACCGTGATGGCCCGCACTGAAAAAGATGTGCCCGGCGCGGGTGGCATTTCCGCCTTTGTTGTCCCCGCGAATACGCCCGGCATCAGCTTTGGCAAGGTCGACAAGAAGATGGGGCAACACGGCTCCAAAACCTGTGACGTGATCTTCGATAACTGCGAAGTGCCCGCCTCGGCCATTATCGGCGGTGTCCCCGGACAGGGTTTCAAAACCGCGATGAAAGTGTTGGACCGCGGCCGTATTCATATCGCCGCCGTCGCCCTGGGCATGTGCGATCGCCTGATCCACGAAAGTCTGAGCTACGCCACCGAGCGCAAGCAGTTCGGCCAGCCCATCGCGCAATTCCAGCTGATTCAGGCCATGCTGGCCGACAGTCAGACCGAGCGTCTTGCTATCGAATCCATGTTGACCTCCGTGGCGGCCCGATTCGATGCCCGCGAGAAAGTCAGCATGGACGCCTCCTGCCTCAAATACTTTGCCACCGAGGCGGTCGGCCGCGTTGCTGATCGCGCGGTACAGATTCTCGGCGGGTCCGGTTATATGGCGGAATACAAGGTGGAGCGCTTCTACCGGGATGTGCGCCTGCTGCGCATTTACGAAGGCACCTCGCAGATTCAACAGATGATCATTGCCAAAACCATGATCCGCAATGCCGCTGATCAGGCCTAA
- a CDS encoding CaiB/BaiF CoA transferase family protein translates to MTDAPLKGLLVVSLEQAVAAPYCSSRLADAGARVIKIERDDGDFARRYDAVAHGESAYFVWVNRGKESLCLDIKQPADQALLQRMLDRADVFIQNLAPGACERAGFAQAQLRARNPRLITVDISGYGSNGPAAEMKAYDLLVQCESGLAAITGAPQEPGRVGVSVCDIACGMYAHTAVLQALIQRGITGEGQHIQVSLFDAIADWMTVPLLHQDYANAPPQRLGLNHPSIAPYGAYRCLGGEQVVFSIQNEREWLSFCENVLQQSDIATRPEFRCNEQRTAHRAALDAVITQVFDALPRHAVIERLKEARIAYASLNSVADFSQHSQLRRIAVETPSGPVEIVAPPAQQSAFTPTPGPVPALNEHGDALRREFSEAATSERRQG, encoded by the coding sequence CGCGCCTGGCAGACGCCGGCGCGAGAGTTATCAAAATTGAACGTGACGATGGCGATTTCGCCCGTCGCTACGATGCCGTTGCCCACGGTGAAAGCGCCTACTTTGTGTGGGTGAATCGCGGCAAAGAATCCCTCTGCCTGGACATTAAACAGCCCGCAGATCAGGCACTGCTGCAACGCATGCTTGATCGCGCCGATGTGTTTATCCAGAATCTCGCGCCCGGCGCCTGCGAACGTGCGGGCTTTGCTCAGGCGCAACTCCGCGCACGCAATCCCCGCTTGATTACGGTAGATATCAGCGGTTATGGCAGCAACGGACCGGCTGCCGAAATGAAAGCATACGACTTGCTGGTACAGTGTGAATCCGGGCTGGCCGCTATCACGGGGGCGCCCCAGGAACCCGGACGGGTGGGCGTTTCGGTCTGCGATATCGCCTGCGGCATGTACGCTCACACCGCGGTACTGCAGGCACTGATACAACGCGGCATCACTGGCGAGGGCCAGCATATTCAGGTCTCGCTGTTCGACGCCATTGCAGACTGGATGACCGTTCCCCTGCTGCATCAGGACTATGCCAATGCGCCGCCGCAGCGGCTTGGCCTGAACCATCCCAGCATTGCCCCCTATGGCGCGTACCGCTGCCTCGGCGGCGAGCAAGTGGTGTTCTCCATCCAAAACGAGCGCGAATGGCTGAGCTTTTGCGAGAATGTACTGCAGCAGTCGGATATCGCCACCCGGCCGGAGTTTCGCTGCAACGAGCAACGTACCGCACACCGGGCCGCACTCGATGCTGTCATCACTCAGGTTTTTGACGCCCTGCCCCGGCACGCGGTTATCGAGCGTCTGAAAGAAGCGCGCATTGCCTATGCCTCGCTGAACAGCGTGGCAGACTTCAGTCAACACAGCCAGTTGCGGCGTATAGCCGTAGAGACCCCATCGGGGCCGGTAGAGATTGTCGCGCCGCCCGCCCAGCAATCCGCCTTCACGCCCACACCCGGGCCAGTGCCCGCCTTGAATGAACACGGGGATGCACTGCGCCGAGAGTTCAGCGAAGCCGCGACATCCGAACGCCGCCAAGGGTAA